A region from the Kineothrix sp. IPX-CK genome encodes:
- the cls gene encoding cardiolipin synthase, translated as MVTLILLLIQLFWLLAGFRWLEEYSQVYLVVMVFISAALLIYIINKDEMPEFKLSWVIPICAAPVFGALLYLFIVGDWTNLGMKKRLNKRRKETQEYLHTDEKTRKRMEISNAHLANLSRYVEAEGGFPAYGGASVTYFPTGEEKFADLLKELKGAKEFIFLEYFIVERGRMWDSILEILKEKVKEGVEVRFMYDGMCSLLLLPYSYPKQLDACGIKTKMFSPIIPLLSTAQNNRDHRKILVIDGKTAYTGGVNMADEYINEVVRFGHWKDAAIKVEGDAVKSFTLMFLQMWNISEAATEDYSKYIRKNEKKAVRSSGFVIPYGDGPATPENVAETIYMDVINQATSYVHIMTPYFIVDNALLDVLQYAARRGVDVKLIVPHIPDKKAIFAISRTYYPDLLGAGVKVYEYEPGFVHAKVFVSDDEKAIVGTVNLDYRSLYHHFECGVYLYRNEAVADAETDFAETLKRCIEIDMMYYKKIPMPLKLMGRVLRLFGPLM; from the coding sequence ATGGTTACTCTTATCCTTCTGCTTATACAGCTTTTTTGGCTGCTCGCCGGTTTCAGATGGCTTGAAGAGTATTCGCAAGTATATTTGGTGGTGATGGTATTTATAAGTGCGGCCCTTCTGATTTATATCATCAACAAGGATGAGATGCCGGAATTCAAGCTGTCCTGGGTCATACCCATTTGCGCAGCTCCGGTATTCGGTGCGCTGCTATACCTGTTCATCGTAGGAGACTGGACGAACCTGGGCATGAAAAAGCGTCTGAACAAGCGCAGGAAGGAAACGCAGGAATATCTCCATACCGATGAGAAGACGAGAAAAAGAATGGAAATTTCTAATGCTCATTTGGCTAATCTAAGCCGTTATGTGGAAGCGGAGGGAGGCTTTCCTGCGTATGGTGGAGCTTCGGTTACTTATTTTCCCACGGGGGAGGAGAAGTTTGCCGACTTGCTGAAGGAACTAAAGGGGGCAAAGGAGTTCATCTTTTTGGAATATTTCATCGTGGAGAGAGGGCGGATGTGGGATTCCATTCTGGAAATCCTTAAGGAAAAGGTGAAGGAAGGAGTGGAGGTCCGGTTTATGTATGACGGCATGTGCTCCCTTTTGCTCCTTCCGTATTCCTATCCCAAGCAATTGGATGCCTGCGGGATAAAGACAAAGATGTTTTCTCCCATTATCCCTCTTCTGTCCACAGCCCAGAACAACAGAGACCATAGGAAGATTCTCGTCATAGACGGCAAAACGGCATATACCGGCGGAGTTAACATGGCGGACGAATATATTAACGAGGTGGTCAGATTCGGACATTGGAAGGATGCAGCGATTAAGGTGGAGGGGGATGCTGTGAAAAGCTTTACCCTTATGTTCCTGCAAATGTGGAATATATCAGAAGCGGCGACTGAGGATTATTCCAAATATATCCGTAAGAATGAAAAGAAAGCTGTGAGAAGCTCCGGTTTCGTAATCCCTTACGGAGACGGCCCGGCGACGCCGGAAAATGTGGCGGAGACTATTTATATGGACGTGATAAATCAGGCGACGAGCTATGTGCATATCATGACTCCCTATTTTATCGTGGATAATGCGCTGCTGGATGTTCTTCAGTATGCGGCCAGAAGAGGTGTGGACGTCAAGCTGATCGTTCCTCACATTCCGGATAAAAAAGCGATCTTTGCGATTTCCCGCACCTATTACCCCGATTTACTGGGAGCAGGAGTAAAAGTATACGAATACGAGCCGGGCTTTGTACACGCCAAGGTTTTTGTCTCCGACGATGAGAAAGCAATAGTAGGAACGGTAAATCTTGACTATCGCAGCCTGTATCATCATTTTGAATGCGGCGTTTATCTGTATAGAAACGAGGCGGTAGCCGACGCAGAGACGGATTTTGCTGAGACCCTTAAGCGCTGCATTGAAATAGACATGATGTATTATAAGAAGATTCCGATGCCCTTAAAGCTTATGGGAAGAGTACTTCGGCTGTTTGGGCCGTTGATGTAA
- a CDS encoding transcriptional repressor — protein MAERRNTIQQEIVAQTLRQMHDHPTADAIYIEICNKHSSISRATVFRILNRMAEEGRILRISNAGGGDRFDYEIEKHYHVQCKKCGRISNVSMKKFPALEEEIECSYGYRIIGHTLLFEGICEECDKSVVENDTDAADC, from the coding sequence ATGGCGGAACGCAGAAATACTATACAGCAGGAAATCGTGGCTCAGACCTTACGTCAGATGCACGATCACCCTACGGCGGATGCCATTTATATTGAAATCTGCAATAAGCATTCGTCTATTAGCCGTGCCACCGTTTTTCGAATACTGAACCGGATGGCGGAAGAAGGACGCATACTTCGGATATCCAATGCCGGGGGAGGGGATAGGTTCGACTACGAGATTGAGAAGCATTATCATGTGCAGTGTAAGAAATGCGGCAGAATCAGCAATGTAAGTATGAAAAAATTTCCTGCGCTTGAGGAGGAAATTGAATGCTCATATGGCTATCGAATTATAGGGCATACCTTGCTTTTCGAAGGAATTTGTGAGGAATGTGACAAAAGTGTCGTTGAAAATGACACGGATGCGGCAGACTGTTGA
- a CDS encoding MBL fold metallo-hydrolase yields MRNETLDYSEYIEIAQGVYWVGFADENMGLHCNPYLVVDEGEAVLIDSGSRDDFSTVMLKILRTGTSPSQIKHLIYQHYDPDLCANIPHMEAMINSDDLKIISHRENNLFINYYSAKSPKLCIEQMGMQFEFASGRRLQFIRTPYSHSPGSFVTYDTKTKVLFSSDIFGSYDYNWHLYTQIDERCIDCLVQEVCPYTNKNCQIEGICNFHKHNMTSKRALIYALEKIEELDISLIAPQHGSILHTSAARKAVIAHLKALINVGIDYFLEEENC; encoded by the coding sequence ATGAGAAATGAGACATTGGATTACAGCGAATATATTGAAATCGCGCAAGGAGTTTACTGGGTTGGTTTTGCGGACGAGAACATGGGACTGCACTGTAATCCCTATCTGGTCGTGGATGAAGGAGAAGCGGTCTTGATCGACAGCGGAAGCAGGGATGATTTCAGTACGGTAATGCTGAAGATTCTGCGGACAGGAACGAGTCCGAGCCAGATTAAGCATTTGATATACCAGCATTACGATCCTGATTTATGCGCCAACATTCCGCATATGGAGGCCATGATCAACAGCGATGACTTGAAAATCATTTCTCACCGTGAGAATAACCTTTTTATTAACTATTACTCGGCAAAATCACCGAAGCTCTGCATTGAACAGATGGGAATGCAGTTTGAATTTGCAAGCGGCAGACGCCTGCAATTTATCAGGACGCCCTATTCTCATTCTCCCGGCAGCTTTGTTACTTATGATACGAAGACAAAAGTACTGTTCAGCAGCGATATTTTCGGAAGCTATGATTACAACTGGCATCTTTATACACAGATAGATGAGCGCTGTATAGACTGTCTGGTACAGGAAGTTTGTCCCTATACGAACAAGAATTGTCAGATAGAAGGCATTTGCAATTTCCATAAGCATAATATGACATCCAAGAGGGCATTGATTTATGCACTGGAGAAAATAGAGGAACTGGATATTTCCCTTATCGCTCCGCAGCACGGAAGCATTCTTCATACCAGCGCTGCCAGGAAAGCGGTTATAGCGCATTTGAAGGCTTTGATCAACGTGGGGATTGATTATTTCTTAGAGGAGGAGAACTGTTGA
- a CDS encoding TIGR04100 family radical SAM protein produces the protein MMTILYEVHDNLYVNLTNRCPCACTFCLRQTREEMNQSGSLWLEREPSVQEVKDEFEKFDMTKYKEVVFCGFGEPTERLEELLEIAGYVKEKFRLPIRVNTNGLSDLIHKKNTAPMFDGCVDTISISLNTPNREEYYRLTRNKFGEEAFDALLKFAENVKRYVPKVILTTVETAITEEEQEECLKICDLLGVSYRIRPWED, from the coding sequence ATGATGACAATTTTATATGAAGTGCACGATAATCTGTATGTGAATTTGACTAACCGCTGCCCTTGCGCCTGCACGTTTTGCCTGAGACAGACGAGGGAGGAAATGAATCAGTCGGGCAGCCTCTGGCTGGAAAGGGAACCGTCTGTGCAGGAGGTAAAGGACGAATTCGAAAAATTTGATATGACTAAATATAAGGAGGTAGTATTTTGCGGTTTTGGAGAGCCTACCGAGCGGTTGGAGGAGCTTTTGGAAATAGCAGGATACGTAAAAGAGAAGTTCAGGCTTCCGATACGGGTAAATACTAACGGACTCTCCGATTTAATCCATAAAAAGAATACGGCGCCTATGTTTGACGGCTGTGTGGACACTATATCCATAAGCTTGAATACGCCCAACAGAGAGGAATATTACAGGTTAACCCGGAATAAATTCGGAGAAGAGGCTTTCGATGCACTTTTGAAATTTGCTGAAAATGTAAAACGGTATGTGCCTAAGGTTATACTTACAACGGTAGAAACTGCAATTACTGAAGAGGAGCAGGAAGAATGCCTGAAAATCTGTGATCTCTTAGGTGTTTCGTATCGTATCAGACCGTGGGAGGATTAA
- a CDS encoding HD-GYP domain-containing protein encodes MKLAKEIIAEMEETQSRPYTDEYIKTVFDYFANQIDNCIQTKLVSELMTRYAEVSRRLERSDASLREAQEIALLGNWDLDVRTKELGWSHTTSKILGLGDDEKSNLNTFFDKVHPEDRKKAMRILDGFMEGAELPELRYRLVMEEGRIKWVHIRSVVLRDSGGEAISVHGTIQDITAAKTAEEKMTEYNNHLEDLVREKVEEISASQIATIHALVKLAESRDDDTGEHIVRTARYCSLMARKLWELGAYPDEIDEAFIKNIEKAGPLHDIGKVGIPDAILLKPGKLTPEEFEIMKTHVTIGYETLSSIEKKYKMNDFIKMGMDIALCHHEKWDGSGYPNHIKGSDIPISARIMALADVYDALRSKRVYKESFSHEKSVNIIKEGKGSHFDPFLVDIFLENDGEFYEIFEGTNHVS; translated from the coding sequence TTGAAACTGGCGAAAGAAATTATAGCTGAAATGGAAGAGACGCAGTCGAGGCCTTATACGGACGAATATATAAAGACTGTTTTCGATTATTTTGCAAATCAAATCGATAACTGCATACAGACAAAGCTGGTTTCGGAGCTTATGACCAGATACGCGGAGGTGTCGAGGCGTCTGGAGAGGAGCGATGCGAGTCTTAGGGAAGCGCAGGAAATTGCCTTGCTGGGCAATTGGGATTTGGATGTCAGGACAAAGGAACTGGGCTGGTCCCACACGACGAGCAAGATATTGGGGCTTGGAGATGATGAAAAGTCGAATCTGAACACCTTTTTTGACAAGGTTCATCCGGAGGATAGGAAAAAGGCAATGCGGATTTTGGATGGTTTCATGGAGGGTGCCGAATTGCCTGAGCTGCGCTATCGTTTGGTTATGGAGGAAGGAAGAATCAAATGGGTTCATATACGCAGTGTGGTTTTACGTGATTCAGGCGGAGAAGCAATATCGGTGCACGGGACGATTCAGGATATTACCGCGGCGAAGACAGCCGAGGAAAAAATGACGGAGTACAACAATCATTTAGAAGATTTGGTTAGGGAAAAGGTTGAGGAAATATCGGCTTCTCAGATAGCTACCATCCATGCGCTTGTGAAGCTGGCGGAGTCCAGGGACGACGATACGGGCGAGCATATTGTGAGAACGGCCCGGTATTGCAGCCTCATGGCAAGGAAGCTTTGGGAGTTGGGAGCATATCCTGATGAAATAGACGAGGCCTTCATAAAAAATATAGAAAAAGCGGGCCCGTTGCATGACATCGGTAAGGTGGGAATCCCCGATGCCATCCTGTTAAAACCGGGGAAATTAACGCCTGAGGAATTCGAAATTATGAAGACTCACGTTACCATCGGGTATGAAACGCTGTCCAGCATTGAGAAGAAATACAAGATGAATGATTTCATCAAAATGGGCATGGACATTGCTCTATGCCATCATGAGAAATGGGATGGAAGCGGATATCCTAACCATATAAAGGGATCGGATATTCCGATATCTGCAAGGATCATGGCGTTGGCAGATGTATACGACGCGCTTCGCTCCAAGCGGGTATATAAGGAAAGCTTTTCTCATGAAAAGAGTGTTAACATCATTAAAGAAGGAAAAGGCAGTCATTTTGACCCGTTTCTGGTGGATATTTTTTTAGAAAATGACGGAGAATTTTATGAAATATTTGAGGGAACAAATCATGTCTCATAA
- the rbr gene encoding rubrerythrin, whose protein sequence is MADLKGTKTEANLKTAFAGESEARNKYTYYASKAKKDGYVQIAALFEETANNEKEHAKIWFKLLHDGIGSTMDNLKDAAAGENYEWTDMYAKFAKEAKEEGFTKIAMLFESVAKIEKEHEERYLKLLANIEGDAVFSKDGDVIWQCANCGHIHVGKKAPQICPVCDHPQSYFQVRAENY, encoded by the coding sequence ATGGCAGATTTAAAGGGTACAAAAACAGAGGCTAACTTGAAAACAGCATTCGCAGGAGAATCCGAAGCAAGAAATAAATATACATATTATGCTTCTAAGGCGAAGAAAGACGGGTATGTTCAGATAGCGGCTCTTTTCGAAGAGACGGCGAATAATGAGAAAGAGCATGCGAAAATATGGTTCAAGCTTCTTCATGACGGCATTGGCAGTACCATGGATAATCTGAAAGATGCAGCGGCAGGCGAGAATTACGAATGGACAGATATGTATGCCAAGTTTGCCAAAGAGGCGAAAGAAGAAGGCTTCACTAAAATCGCGATGCTGTTCGAAAGCGTAGCGAAGATCGAAAAGGAGCACGAGGAGAGGTATCTTAAGCTTCTTGCGAATATCGAAGGGGATGCAGTATTCTCGAAGGATGGAGATGTTATCTGGCAGTGTGCGAACTGCGGTCATATCCATGTAGGAAAGAAAGCGCCTCAGATATGTCCTGTTTGCGATCATCCGCAGTCATATTTTCAGGTTAGAGCTGAGAATTATTAA
- a CDS encoding pyridoxamine kinase, giving the protein MKYLREQIMSHNNQKKIAVINDLSGFGRCSLTVSMPIISYMGVQCCPVPTSIFSNHTGFEDFFFDDYTDRIETYISKWHKLELEFEGIASGFLGSRKQIETVIRFIEEFRSDRTTVVIDPVMGDHGRMYATYTDEMCEEMGRLVAYADIITPNLTECCKLTKTPYKEAGWKKKELYVMAEALSCRGPAKVVITGIPQGEFIANYVMERGKEPKLMRIHKAGTERSGTGDVFASIIAADAVNGVDFDRSVKKASDFVKKCIVKSVEMVIPQTDGVCFEEVLYTLKRN; this is encoded by the coding sequence ATGAAATATTTGAGGGAACAAATCATGTCTCATAACAATCAAAAGAAAATAGCGGTAATTAACGATTTATCCGGTTTCGGGCGATGCTCTCTCACGGTATCGATGCCGATCATCTCCTATATGGGAGTACAGTGCTGTCCGGTACCCACTTCTATTTTTTCCAACCATACCGGATTCGAGGATTTCTTTTTTGATGATTATACGGATAGAATAGAGACCTATATTTCCAAGTGGCATAAGCTGGAGCTGGAGTTCGAGGGAATTGCTTCCGGATTCTTAGGTTCCAGGAAACAGATAGAAACGGTAATCCGCTTTATCGAAGAATTTCGAAGCGACAGGACTACGGTTGTAATCGATCCGGTGATGGGCGATCACGGCAGGATGTATGCGACCTACACGGATGAGATGTGTGAGGAAATGGGACGGTTGGTGGCATATGCTGATATTATAACGCCCAACCTGACGGAATGTTGTAAGCTGACGAAGACGCCGTATAAGGAAGCCGGCTGGAAGAAAAAAGAATTGTATGTCATGGCGGAGGCACTTTCTTGCCGCGGCCCGGCGAAAGTAGTTATTACAGGGATCCCGCAAGGCGAATTCATTGCGAATTATGTAATGGAAAGAGGGAAGGAGCCGAAGCTTATGCGCATTCATAAAGCGGGAACAGAACGCTCGGGAACGGGAGATGTGTTCGCTTCTATTATAGCGGCGGACGCTGTAAACGGAGTGGATTTTGACCGGTCTGTAAAGAAGGCTTCCGACTTTGTGAAGAAATGTATTGTGAAATCCGTGGAGATGGTCATTCCACAGACCGATGGTGTATGCTTTGAAGAAGTTTTGTATACACTGAAGAGAAACTGA
- a CDS encoding TrpB-like pyridoxal phosphate-dependent enzyme, with translation MSEKKIPYKIYLEESEMPKQWYNVRADMKNKPEPLLNPGTLKPMTFEELQGVFCDELVKQELNDTDAYIDIPEEIRNFYKMYRPAPLVRAYCLEKKLETPAKIYYKFEGNNTSGSHKLNSAIAQAYYAKEQGLKGVTTETGAGQWGTALSMACSYFDLDCRVYMVKVSYEQKPFRREVMRTYGAQVTPSPSDTTNVGRKILEEFPGTGGSLGCAISEAVEAATSMEGYRYVLGSVLSQVLLHQSIIGEETKAALKKYDIKPDIIIGCAGGGSNLGGLISPFVGEKLRGEADYRIIAVEPASCPSLTRGKYVYDFCDTGKVCPLAKMYTLGSGFMPAPNHAGGLRYHGMSSVVSQLYHDGLLEAIAVEQTSVFEAAEKFARVEGILPAPESSHAIKVAIDEALKCKETGEEKTIVFGLTGTGYFDMVAYEKFHNGEMSDYVPTDEDLAKGFAGIPSFPGNEVF, from the coding sequence ATGTCAGAAAAGAAGATCCCATATAAAATATATCTGGAAGAAAGCGAGATGCCGAAGCAGTGGTATAATGTACGTGCAGATATGAAGAACAAACCGGAGCCGCTATTGAATCCGGGCACCCTGAAGCCGATGACCTTCGAGGAGCTCCAAGGTGTGTTCTGCGATGAGCTGGTAAAGCAGGAACTGAACGATACGGATGCCTACATCGATATTCCGGAGGAAATCAGGAACTTTTACAAGATGTACCGCCCGGCGCCCCTTGTCCGTGCTTATTGTCTGGAGAAAAAGCTGGAAACGCCCGCAAAGATTTATTATAAATTCGAAGGAAACAACACAAGTGGAAGCCATAAACTCAACTCAGCCATTGCACAGGCTTATTATGCGAAGGAACAAGGCCTGAAAGGCGTAACTACAGAGACCGGAGCGGGGCAGTGGGGGACAGCCCTTTCCATGGCGTGCTCATACTTCGATTTGGACTGCCGCGTATATATGGTAAAGGTATCTTATGAACAGAAGCCGTTTCGCCGTGAGGTGATGCGCACTTATGGAGCGCAGGTAACACCTTCTCCATCCGATACAACTAACGTTGGCCGTAAGATTCTGGAGGAGTTCCCCGGAACGGGCGGAAGCCTCGGCTGCGCTATTTCCGAAGCGGTAGAAGCTGCTACCAGTATGGAGGGTTATCGTTATGTGCTTGGAAGCGTGCTGTCTCAGGTGCTTTTACATCAATCGATTATCGGTGAAGAGACCAAGGCGGCCCTTAAGAAATATGACATTAAGCCGGATATCATTATAGGGTGTGCAGGCGGCGGATCTAACTTAGGTGGATTGATTTCTCCTTTTGTAGGAGAAAAGCTAAGAGGTGAAGCGGATTACCGCATCATAGCGGTGGAACCGGCATCCTGCCCCAGCCTTACGAGAGGAAAGTATGTATATGATTTCTGCGATACGGGCAAGGTATGTCCGCTTGCGAAGATGTATACGCTTGGAAGCGGATTTATGCCCGCACCGAATCATGCAGGAGGCTTACGTTATCACGGAATGAGTTCTGTTGTTTCTCAGTTGTATCACGATGGTTTATTGGAAGCGATAGCCGTGGAGCAGACCTCTGTCTTCGAGGCAGCAGAAAAGTTTGCGAGAGTAGAGGGCATACTTCCTGCGCCGGAGAGCTCTCATGCAATAAAAGTTGCAATCGACGAAGCGCTGAAGTGCAAAGAGACAGGAGAAGAAAAGACCATCGTTTTCGGACTTACCGGTACCGGATACTTTGACATGGTGGCTTATGAGAAATTCCATAATGGAGAAATGTCGGATTATGTCCCTACTGATGAGGATTTGGCGAAAGGATTTGCAGGAATTCCTTCATTTCCGGGAAATGAAGTTTTTTAG